The sequence TCATTTCCTTCATCACCACAAGCCATAACTTCTAACCGATCAATCCCCAGATGTCCAATCAACTTGGCCAAACCATTTGCCTTATGGACACCTTTTGGACTCCATTCGAGCAAGATATCACGCGATTTGAAAATCTCGAAACGCTCGTGAAGTTCCGCAGGAATTTTTGGAATTTGTCCATCCAAAAAGTCTGCTGCCACAGCTGAAACTGCCTTATTGTAAACAAAATCTTCTGGCAGTTCCTCATCTGTCACAGGGATTTTATTCAAAAGTGGATTGGCTGTTAAATAGAGAGATTCATGGGCAGCAGGTAGCGAATAGACATCACCACCATAGAGAACATCCAGAGGCAAGTCCAAATCATTTGTCACACGACGGATGGCGCGGACATCTTCAATTGTGAAGCCAACCTTATCCAAAACCCGACCTGTATTTTCCTGGACTAGACCACCGTTAAAGGTAATGGAATACTGGCTCTCACCTAGCAAATCCAATTCTTCTAGAAAACTACCGATAGCTTGCAAGGGCCGTCCTGTTGTCAGAACTACATAAACTCCACGCTCACGCGCTGCCTGCAAGGCCTTTTTATTGGCTTCTGAAATCCGTTTGTCCGATGTCAGAAGCGTTCCATCCAAATCCAATGCAATCAACTTAATTGCCATTTACTAATTCCTCCATATAAGCCATGACTGCCTCATCATTGCAATGCCCAATTACCAGATCTGCTTGCGCTTTCACTTCATCAATAGCATTTTCTGTCGCAACCGAATAGGCTGCCAGTTTCAACATTTCCAAATCATTTTGATTGTCACCAAAGGCAATCAGATTTTCTCCAGTCACCCCTAAGTGTTGGCAGAGGTGAGAAAGTCCGATCCCCTTGTGAACCCCTGACAAGATGATATCAATCGATGTAAAGCCGGTAGTCACGGCAGATAATTGTTGAAAATGTTTGTTGATCCAGTCCTGCGCTTCTACACGAATAGCTTCATCGATGTAAAGATTTAACTTGATAATCTCTTCAGAAATATCTTCAAAGCTCGGTACCAATACAATGTCATGATAATAGCCAGACAATTCTCTGTATAGCCCCTCTTCAACTTTATCCAACATATAAGAGGCCTTCAAGCCAGACAAGGTAACATACTGCGGATGAACATAACCACTCTTAACCAGCTCATCCACCAAGGCTAGATAAGTCGATGGCTGAATGGGATCGTCTAAATAGATTGTTTGATTGCGATAGACAACTACAGCCCCATTTTCAGCAACCAGAGCAATATCATCTAAAAATTCCTCGAACAACTGTTTGAGACTCGGCAGAGAACGACCGCTAGCCGCAACAAACAAATAGCCCTTTTCCTTAAACTGCATTAACAAATTTCGAAAACGACTGGCATCAAATCCATGGTCATTTCGTAAAAATGTCCCATCCATATCCGTTGCAATGATTTTCTTATACATAACAAACAACCTCCGTCCAGTCCTTTTATTATACCATATTTCGCCCTATTTCCCTTTCGTCTAGTCGAATTTCCATCAAGAAAAAACCTGGAAATTTCCAAGTTTTTCTAGTTCTTAATCTGTATAGGCTTCCACATCTTTCAGTTTGACCGACACAATCTTGGACACGCCAGATTCCTGCATAGTCACCCCATACATGGCATCCGCCGCCGCCATAGTCCCTTTTCGGTGGGTCACGACGATAAATTGACTGTCCTTATCAAAGCGATTGAGATAGTCCCCGAAACGCTTGACATTGGCCTCATCCAAAGCTGCCTCCACCTCGTCCAAGATGACAAATGGAATGGTCTTGACGCGGATAATGGAAAATAGCAGAGCGAGGGCCGAAAGGGCTTTTTCGCCACCTGACATGAGGTTGAGCGATTGAATTTTCTTACCCGGAGGCTGAACAGAAATCTCCACACCTGCAGTCAGTATGTCTGGACTGGTCAAAATCAAGTCCGCAGAGCCACCGCCAAACATTTGCTTAAAGGTTGTTTTGAAGCTTTCTCGAATAGCTTCAAAGGTCACTTTAAAGCGTTCCTTAACCTCTCCGTCCATCTCATGAATGGTGTTCAAGAGCAAATCACG is a genomic window of Streptococcus sp. 29896 containing:
- a CDS encoding Cof-type HAD-IIB family hydrolase, whose product is MAIKLIALDLDGTLLTSDKRISEANKKALQAARERGVYVVLTTGRPLQAIGSFLEELDLLGESQYSITFNGGLVQENTGRVLDKVGFTIEDVRAIRRVTNDLDLPLDVLYGGDVYSLPAAHESLYLTANPLLNKIPVTDEELPEDFVYNKAVSAVAADFLDGQIPKIPAELHERFEIFKSRDILLEWSPKGVHKANGLAKLIGHLGIDRLEVMACGDEGNDLSMIEWAGLGVAMANATDEIKSAANLVLPKTNDEDGIAWAIEHYVLNED
- a CDS encoding Cof-type HAD-IIB family hydrolase; protein product: MYKKIIATDMDGTFLRNDHGFDASRFRNLLMQFKEKGYLFVAASGRSLPSLKQLFEEFLDDIALVAENGAVVVYRNQTIYLDDPIQPSTYLALVDELVKSGYVHPQYVTLSGLKASYMLDKVEEGLYRELSGYYHDIVLVPSFEDISEEIIKLNLYIDEAIRVEAQDWINKHFQQLSAVTTGFTSIDIILSGVHKGIGLSHLCQHLGVTGENLIAFGDNQNDLEMLKLAAYSVATENAIDEVKAQADLVIGHCNDEAVMAYMEELVNGN